A portion of the Homalodisca vitripennis isolate AUS2020 chromosome 2, UT_GWSS_2.1, whole genome shotgun sequence genome contains these proteins:
- the LOC124354757 gene encoding hemicentin-2, with protein sequence MVSSSPLALLVQLTILVSSSLQEKAKREVPTHRHAAEWQQLWYSNFEEFQRLTEPSFDNNTVSNITVQLGGTAFLHCRVRNLGERTISWVRRRDWHILTSGMFTYTNDERFQVLHGEGSDDWTLQIKYVQKRDNGTYECQVSTGTGIMSHFVNLHIVVPEAFILGSGEHHVDVGSVISLVCMIDKSPQPPQYVFWYHNDRMINYDTARGGVTVETEPGAKTQSRLTIREAHDTDSGNYTCSASNTEPASIFVFVSEGDKMAAISRRKSSSGSGVDVMLWFVILPLLAMATR encoded by the exons CAAAGAGGGAAGTGCCGACACATCGACACGCAGCTGAATGGCAGCAGCTATGGTACTCCAACTTTGAGGAGTTCCAGAGACTTACTGAGCCCAGTTTCGACAACAATACTGTGTCCAATATTACAGTCCAGTTAGGTGGCACGGCTTTCTTACACTGCAGAGTTCGTAACCTGGGCGAACGGACG ATTTCTTGGGTGCGCCGACGTGATTGGCATATTCTCACGTCTGGGATGTTTACGTACACGAACGATGAGAGGTTCCAAGTGTTACATGGCGAGGGTTCGGACGACTGGACGCTGCAGATCAAATATGTTCAGAAAAGAGACAATGGAACATACGAGTGCCAG GTATCTACGGGCACTGGAATTATGTCTCACTTCGTAAACCTCCATATTGTTGTCCCAGAGGCGTTTATCCTTGGTAGTGGAGAACACCATGTGGACGTCGGAAGCGTCATAAGCCTGGTTTGCATGATAGACAAG AGCCCTCAGCCTCCTCAGTACGTATTCTGGTACCACAATGACCGTATGATCAACTACGACACTGCACGCGGCGGCGTCACCGTGGAAACAGAACCGGGGGCGAAGACCCAGAGCCGCCTCACGATCAGGGAGGCTCACGATACAGATTCCGGCAACTATACCTGCAGTGCATCCAACACTGAGCCAGCCTCCATCTTTGTCTTCGTCTCTGAAG GGGACAAGATGGCCGCCATATCTCGCCGCAAGTCGTCCTCAGGGTCGGGTGTTGACGTCATGCTTTGGTTCGTCATACTCCCCCTGCTCGCTATGGCCACCAGATAA